The Plasmodium gaboni strain SY75 chromosome 5, whole genome shotgun sequence nucleotide sequence atatatattattttattattttattttattttttttctttttcttgTACTTGGAAGGTATGAGTTTTTCTCCTAGGGGGTtagatattttatataaaatatatttaactACAAATGTGATACATCCActtataagaaaaaaaatgaaataagACACTTGAGgaattaaatattttgttctataaaaagataaccatttattttttatgtgaatataattacaatttgtatatatattgttcaatatgttttttatcAAGATTATCATATCTGTATCTCTNNNtaaaatattctttaatTCACTTAAGGTTCTTATTTGGATTATTGTAAAAACAATAACTACAAGAagtaatattttaaatacTGTATCtaatttcatattttattcaaacttttttatatatataatgacaaaaaatttaataataaataaaaatatatatatatatatataatgttaaGTATGAgtatatcaaatatatattcgTTTAAGGAAAACATTATCTTTTATCTCCCTACAGTTGCTTgacaaaaatataaaataataaataaataaataaatatatatatatatatatatatatatatatatatatatatatactacatttatttttaagaCTTGAactttatatttttatatatctacATAAAATcaaatttaattttatatcattattttttaattatatctTATTTCTTAGACTACTGTcgtgtatatattttatttatttttattttatttttttttttctttaataaccttgttttaaataaatatattatatatatatatacatatcataaaatatataaaaatttttaaatataagaatttaattatatgatgACAAAGTTTATGTAAATATCCCATAAAGGtttaacatataaataaataaataaatatatatatatatatatatatatatatatatatataaacatatcatataaaagttatatattgtttataaacaaaatagAATACTCATATAAACTCCTTAGGtcttaaatatataatatatatatatttatttatttatatatatgtgcatACTTTATTCGTATATGAGAccaacaaaaaaaaaaaaaaaaaaaaaaaaaaattaataaataaataataaaatataaatataatatgcgatgtacacatataaataaatatatatgtgtgtcagaatattataacaacttattctttatttatatacctcataagaatattacatatccatatggatatatatttaatttttatgtagCACGTAtgaaaatacaaaatacatttttttccTTCTATGATATGTATGCATATTGTGCATatcttatatttattataagtgtcgaaaaaaaaaaaaaaaaaaaaaattaaaaaggatatgtataattaaaaatatttacatatcacaatataaagtatatatatatatatatatatataatatgacaagaactatatatatttacatatatatcatatttaagatgataaaaattagttttttaaaagaataatatgttttttaattttataatataaattatacaGTTTAATACATCCTATAGTTTCTTTCTCACTGTctatacaatatatatatatatatatatatatatatatatatatattttatattaataaatgtGTGATTTCCATAATTTATGATCTctcataataaaattattcaaCAAGATTAAAGTATATAccttatatatatgagtGAGTATGGTTTCcattttttcatttttttaataataataagaacatataatttataatgtcaatattaaaaaaacaaaacatATAAACTCTTAAcacttttatatttttacctttacctatatttaaatgtttAAATTATGACTTGTTTAATTGAACATATCAATTATATTATGAgcttaaaaaaaagaaaaaaaagaaaccCATAAGGAACAcaatttattaattcataaagttttttatatatttacaaaatattttttactaCAAAAAGGAAGAACATGAAAAAGgagaagaaaaaaaaaaaaaaaaaaaaaaaaaaaaaaaaaaattggaaacacaaaatattgaattattaatatgatgaataataatatattacatattctttattttaatgtttattaatatatatatatatatatatataaattcatcttattatttaaaacTTAAACCTCATAATTTAATgtacacatataaatataatatatatttatatataagttCCTTCCAACGTGTtttttacaatatatataatttaattttatgaataatatataaacatgcttatataaatattaatatataatatatatatatatatatatatattattttatttatcgatatatattatatatatatgaaccTACTATGATAGgtttaattttatttaattttgtAAGAACCttgaacatatataataatatatattatagtaGCTTAATATTAAGATATAAAGTActattatttacatataatattattatatgctatgcaatatataaatatatataaaatatattatatatatatattatatttattttaaagtattgataaaataaatataatgcgaagatttatcatcataaaaaataagatattatttaatatatatagtaatatattaatacatatttttgatacattaggtacatatatatttatatatatatatattatatatttttttttttttttttttttataatctATTTATGTAAATTTATTCTTCTAaagatttattatttaatgttAAATAAGAAATTGAAGAATTTGAAAAGTTTTTATAAAGTTTTTATTAAGTTTTTATAAGGTTTTTATAaagtttttatttttatgaatacaaatatataatatatatatatatatatatatatatatatatatatatagtattacatatatacaatatttataatcGTTTGTGTAACacttatttatattatttatttattgtatgattttttttttttttgaaaagTATTTagaacattttttatagccaattttcttcttattttttttttccatacACAAATtggaaaatattaaaaaaaaaatatatatatatataaatatattgtagtaacacattatattatattatagtAGTCATTTTATTACTTGAGACCTCagataataaatatatacatatatatatatatatatatttttatttttttttttatttttatttatatatcgATTATACAGtgttaaaataaatagaatgaaagataatgaaaaaaaaaatgaatatgGAACTTTTCCAATTACTATAAATGAAGGGTATTCAGATAATGTAGGTGATAAGaatttaaagaataaagggatatatcataaattatttgagaaaataaaattggctttattatttttaacGTGGTATACattaaatgtattatataatgtagataataaaaaggCTTTGAATATGGTCAAGTTACCATGGTTTATAAGTTCATTACAATTATATGTTGGATggatatttatttttatttattggATTAGTggaatgaaaaaaatacctaagatatattcttatgatatatttataaaaaatatattaattcaAAGTGTATGTCATatatttgttcattttGGTGCTGTTATGGCTATGTCAGCAACTAGTGTTTCTTTTACACATGTAGTTAAAGCTTGTGAACCTGTATTTACAGctatattttcaattttaCTTCTAAAACAATATctaaaaattaataaatatatagcATTATTAATTATTGTAGGTGGAGTTGTTTGTGCATCTATGAAAGAATTACATTTTACTTGGATAGCTTTCTGGTGTGCAACTTTATCAAATTTTGGTTCATCTATGAGATCCATATTTgcaaaaaaaatgatgacACAAAAATCTCTTATAGGAGAAAATCTAAATGCATCcaatatttattcatttattacAATCATTTCAGCTTTAATCTCTTTACCTTTAGTTCTAGCATTCGAAGGAAAAGAAACATATAATTTCTTAGTTAACTATCAAGGTACTAATTATACTTTTAAAGATGTTATCctaaaaattttattaagTGGAATGTGGTActattttaataatgaagTTGCCTTTATGTGCCTTGAAAGAGTTAACCAAATAACACATGCACTTGCAAATTCAATTAAAAGAGTTGTCATCATTGTTTCTtcaattattatatttaaaacaCAAATAACTTTATTGGGAGCTATAGGATCAGCAGTGGCAATATTCGGTGCCTTTTTGTAttctattttttaaaaaatatatatctaaGCACACAATaacacaaatatataaagatacAAACATATAAAGATACAAATATGAAAAGATAAGAAGACACAAAAGCACACACAattttataacatataaCTATACTactaaaaaaatataataactACAGGaggaaaatatataagtacAAATGGTTACAATTGAATGGTGGCATTTAAACgatgatatataaatactttatttgttattatatacaatctaatatatatatatatatatatatatatatatatatatatatatatatttttattttgtcCTTTTGACATTTAACAAATCGTATTCgttttcattttgtatataattaaataatagCTCTTCCAACATtataatcaaaatatatggctataaaaatataatatatatatatatatggtaacatacatgtatatatttacaagacttgtaatatatacacgtgtttatatttaattttttttattcactaatgataaatatatatatatatatatgtatatatgtagatgcattttttataattaatgTGTATATGCCATTATGAccaataaaaataatattatgcataattttttaaagaattattCAAATGTTATCTATTTAactattttatttttttttattatttatttaattttacaCATACATGATATATtagtacatatatatatatatatatatatatgtgctgtataatgataattctttttttttttttataaactTTTTTACCATTATATCCAAAATTTGTATAAGAATACTTGGgtaatcatatatatatatatatatatatatattacatattatattatgtatagttttttttttttttttatatatatataatatttatttttttattttttttttaaatgtctttatgatatatatgtatatatttatttaatcaaaccttattattaatattatagtaaaaataaattatttacataaatatacatcatatatatatgattgattaataaatgtttcctgtttaatatatttgtcaattcaaaatattatatttttatatatatatccaattatacatattttcttttttatatatattttatataatttattatatttcttatttctCTCccttatataaaaaatgagaaTTCATGTCAAGGCAAAAATCCATTTTCAAATCTCTTCCTTTCAAGTCgttaattcatttatttaaataatataatcattataCGCATATAGTTATtattaacaaaataaataaatttaattcACTAATTGtttcatttaaaatatgtattagacatatattataaatacaatgtaccatttttaattatgcacatatatatatattagacattaatatattaatattgcttatattttatatatgtttataaaaaaaatatccTAATATTGGAATTTcactttaaaaaaaatatatatattatatatatatatatatatatatatatatatttatataatatgtttgatttttttttttttttgtactTTTTTTAAGTCTCCTACCTAATAACATGAGGAGAAATTTTCACTTTGTGAAAacatacacatatataatatatttaagaaATACAAAAACTTTTACATTTAATTCATATTCAAAATGTATAGAAACAAATATCAGCCCAATATTTTATCTCTTCTATTAAGTGCCGggtaaaaaataagaaaaaaaaaaaataatactCAAAACTACACTCATAGAATTaacaaaatttattataatgataatatagTTAGTAAACGTATACCCTtagtatatattaaatgtcataaaaaaaaaaaaataataataaaataaaattagaAATTCAATCCTATATttcaattttatatatattatattttatgaataGTTCTAAACCACTAGAAATATGGAAAACCAAAACAAAAAAAGGCTGTGTTAGAAAAGTATTAGATGATACAATAAAATTAAGTGCCATCGAAATTTTATCAGAAAATACATCAGACTCGTATATATATACGGCACCTCAACCCTTTAAATCGCTTTCTATCACTTTGCCTATCATAGTTCTTATCATTAAAAATGTACACTTATACTCTCTCCAATAAATTGATTCATAGACAtacaagaaaaaatatacatatatatataaatatatatatatatatatatatatatatatatatatatatatatatatattatatatatgtatatttttttttatcatttaatgTCTTCCTTTCTTTTCAGatgaataaatatttttcctttaGAATAAGCATATTAGATGATAAAAGATGTCGCAGAACTTTTAGAATTTCCAACTTTCAAGTAAAAATAGGACAAACCATATTTATctatacatttttattatattttttttaatatatttggGATAATTCGTAAACATATCTTTATTGTGACTGTTTTtatgtaaaataatattttgttcatGCAAAATAACATCTTGTTCATGCAAAATAACATCTTGTTCATGTAAAATAACATATTGTTCATGTAAAATGACAtatgttcatataaattCTGACCTGTACATGTTTCTTTTTATGTTCTTcaatacatataattaattgTACATAAaattctttctttttttttttttttttatcatttagACTGTAACAAGATTATCAAACAAGTGGTGTACAATGCCAATGGTTTTAAATGAAGGATGGAATATCATACAgataaatttaaatgattataCTGAAAAGGCCTTtagaacaaaatataaGGAGACCATTGATATTCAGATTAATGCGAGTATAAGGATAAGGtgtgtatatttttgtGATCGTATATACAAAAATGAGGAATTGAAAGatgaatttaaaatattctgtaagaaaaaagaaaaaccTAAATACGTTCCTCCTCAATATTTAAACACAACCCAAAAAAAGACGACAATTAAAAATGTGATAAAAGCGAAGAATTTGAAAAGGGAGGATGTGGAAGATGAAAATGAACAAAAGGAAGTTACACCAAATGATGAACAGAAGGAAGGTACTCCAAATGATGAACAAAAGGAAGATACTCCAAATGATGAACAAAAGGAAGATACTCCAAATgataaacataataaagATGCTCcaaatgaagaaaatgtAGTCCACGATCTGAACAAAGCCGAACTTTCTGACAATTTAGAAAGTCATGCTGGAAAAAACTTTGATACAgattttgaaaataaaaatgatggtgaagagaattatttaatagATGTCATTGATAACGCTGACGAAGATGGAGAAGACAAAATGCTAGAAAATAAgaaagaagaaaatgaaaacCCATATAACGAAGTTGACATAACTAATATAAGTGAAATTAAAAACTTAGAAATGGATTTAAATAACGTACTATATGAAGATGTAAATTATGAAacttataataatgatgataattgaattaatatatttcattttgaattcttaaatgttttttacacaaaaaaataaaataaatataaacatatatataaatatatatatatataatatgtacTACATAAAAACAGTTCATAcggaaaaaaaaataaaataaataaaataaaataaaaataatatgtagataagtttttcatatttttaataaacGTTTTAAATGAGcaatgaaatatatatatttacatatatatagacttatatatttttaaatattaattaaaaatttaattgaaattaacaaataacagttattcaaaaaataaaaaacaaaaaagaaaaaacaaaaaattaaaaattaaaaaaatgtaagaaaaaaataaacacAAATGGGAacacataaaatatatatatatatatatttatgtatgtatgtataaCAATCAGTATAGGTCTATCACAAAATTGTGAAGCAAATGCATAAAATGAAAACCTGTAATTGAACAcaaatatgttttattatatttaaaaaaaggatataatatataaggTGATGAATTATACATAGAATAAATTTCTGCAGCTGTAAATGTATGTTGATTGattacattatttttttgatcttttgttaatattaaagtgaatttaataatattatttaaatcaaaaaaaatttcaatagataaataattaataagtgtatataatgtttcatgtatatttacgagaatattattattgatTAGATATAGTATTTGGTATACATGTACTGTGGATGAATTATATGgtaatttaaaaaattttttgaaatatgttttttttttattttttaattcaagaaaaaaaatattttttttaaaatatgttgaatgtaataatatgggtttttcaatatataatttggATACAAAAACAATAGCCTTTTTTAAAGTGAGAATATCTTTTTTGATATTATGTtgataatttataataagatcttgaatatattcttgtttttcatataatttttttaaatagttcatatgttttttttttcttaatatatttaatgaaaTCTGTAATGCAATATTTTTCCATTTCACTTGAAAAAAAGAATCTTTATCATATGTATTATGTAAcaaatcaaaataaatttgtttcattttagatttttgtattatttgttgatgtttaaatttatatatagataaattATCTGGAAATTCATCTAACAGTTCGAAATAGATCATTTCATcagataaaaaaatatcgatagttttattaattaaatgtattaggttattttctttttgatCTTGTAAAGACATgtaattcatttttaatgattttaattttaatattaaattgtTTGTATCTATACAATGTTCTAAAATAGGActattttttaaacattcagatattatatatatattatttttttcataattatatttatgaataatcgaaaataaatactcattattttctattaaCGTTTTTTTACGGTAGCATATATATTGAGGCATAGGAATTTTTGTAAATTCACAAATActcatatttttttcttttaataaaaatcGAATATCTAgtttaatattataaattaatttggactttataaaaaattcaatatcatcttcattaaaaattaatctcttca carries:
- a CDS encoding putative transcription factor IIb, coding for MYRNKYQPNILSLLLSAGSKPLEIWKTKTKKGCVRKVLDDTIKLSAIEILSENTSDSYIYTAPQPFKSLSITLPIIVLIIKNMNKYFSFRISILDDKRCRRTFRISNFQTVTRLSNKWCTMPMVLNEGWNIIQINLNDYTEKAFRTKYKETIDIQINASIRIRCVYFCDRIYKNEELKDEFKIFCKKKEKPKYVPPQYLNTTQKKTTIKNVIKAKNLKREDVEDENEQKEVTPNDEQKEGTPNDEQKEDTPNDEQKEDTPNDKHNKDAPNEENVVHDLNKAELSDNLESHAGKNFDTDFENKNDGEENYLIDVIDNADEDGEDKMLENKKEENENPYNEVDITNISEIKNLEMDLNNVLYEDVNYETYNNDDN
- a CDS encoding triose phosphate transporter; the encoded protein is MKDNEKKNEYGTFPITINEGYSDNVGDKNLKNKGIYHKLFEKIKLALLFLTWYTLNVLYNVDNKKALNMVKLPWFISSLQLYVGWIFIFIYWISGMKKIPKIYSYDIFIKNILIQSVCHIFVHFGAVMAMSATSVSFTHVVKACEPVFTAIFSILLLKQYLKINKYIALLIIVGGVVCASMKELHFTWIAFWCATLSNFGSSMRSIFAKKMMTQKSLIGENLNASNIYSFITIISALISLPLVLAFEGKETYNFLVNYQGTNYTFKDVILKILLSGMWYYFNNEVAFMCLERVNQITHALANSIKRVVIIVSSIIIFKTQITLLGAIGSAVAIFGAFLYSIF
- a CDS encoding putative longevity-assurance (LAG1) protein (part of same gene as PGSY75_0508200B~gap found within coding sequence), with the protein product MKLDTVFKILLLVVIVFTIIQIRTLSELKNILXRDTDMIILIKNILNNIYTNCNYIHIKNKWLSFYRTKYLIPQVSYFIFFLISGCITFVVKYILYKISNPLGEKLIPSKYKKWSHRIRRIKVQRFNLMFFNLFYFSLMSIFGFIVLRHETYFPTELGGQGKLSDYFV